One region of Eubalaena glacialis isolate mEubGla1 chromosome 6, mEubGla1.1.hap2.+ XY, whole genome shotgun sequence genomic DNA includes:
- the LOC133093774 gene encoding developmental pluripotency-associated protein 3-like: MDSSEVNPTCTLESPQTSIDENSQAVPAASQPMSEVLIKNLSNLTPNPSIKLPYILPECLPQPTGRLLGETIPYRRGVRTVLTDRRDKIEQSVFQLIQSIKKRYGKGVPWSDSQREPWQNDVETQSRGQRFRSSCRFCRFHRDPSEDNYENYYNSKYYSNYDMESKEP; the protein is encoded by the coding sequence ATGGATTCATCTGAGGTTAACCCAACCTGTACCCTGGAGTCTCCTCAAACGTCCATTGATGAAAATTCCCAGGCAGTTCCAGCTGCCTCTCAACCTATGTCTGAAGTGTTAATAAAGAACCTCAGTAACCTGACGCCCAACCCTAGTATCAAACTGCCATACATTCTACCAGAATGTCTGCCTCAACCAACTGGGCGGTTACTTGGTGAAACCATACCCTATAGGAGAGGGGTGAGGACCGTGTTAACTGATCGGAGAGATAAGATAGAACAATCAGTTTTTCAATTGATTCAGTCTATTAAAAAACGCTACGGCAAAGGAGTTCCTTGGTCTGACTCTCAAAGAGAACCATGGCAGAATGATGTTGAGACTCAGTCAAGAGGGCAAAGATTTAGAAGTAGCTGTCGTTTTTGCCGGTTTCATAGAGATCCTTCTGAGGATAATTATGAGAATTATTACAACAGTAAGTATTACAGTAATTATGACATGGAGTCGAAGGAGCCATAA